The following coding sequences are from one Ornithodoros turicata isolate Travis chromosome 1, ASM3712646v1, whole genome shotgun sequence window:
- the LOC135396806 gene encoding uncharacterized protein LOC135396806, with protein sequence MLFAPFGSQSSGSATAFKAPKKAPPDTGETPTRWIPPPSPYRASSSPYRSESNHRHEPYYRSESSYGSERYRPESPFRPPESPYRPPASKSRSGPWAAEEHWVPPPKHWEPPPTHWEPPPAPAPKPKHGAFSIKIRPAAPPEDDHHHHHHYDDGHHKIQKKPHYKTVDAKIRLPPVKFRLHVSPKIRIVSGTKDPLERPPPPEPEEHFPWEKPKHESKHTWPPPGWEKHHSGWVPPPGWEKHHSGWVPPPGWEKHGSGWAPPPGWEKHGSGWAPPPGWEKHGSGWTPPPGWEKHGSRWAPPPEKHGSRWTPPPEKHGSGWAPPPGWEKHGPGWVPPPGWEKHGWEKHGSAWRKRPSGRPSGWESHSGWDRHASGSGWKDHPSGWEKHHHHHSGWEKPPPSSPWESPPSGWEKHASGWEKDPWHKANGPWPDHQHYKPHHRYYPPDYPRYDPQFRVKVHSHIVTDPPPTTTTTTTEAPTPANVRSEEKVEERSDPAETTTTTTEATTTTTTTEATTTTTTTEATTTTSTEEVTTPTATTTTAITTPTTTPTTTTTTAITTPTTTPTTTTAAAATTTTTTTTTTTTTASPEIEDPVRGLERESPRTEAPVAVSTRESLPESARPERQSLPPPEKREVTVPVTTSHGTSTDYEAVTTTSTRAYTEPTTTPRTPPSATSTDYEAVTTTPMTVYTEPTTTLPTTVSAGTATVITMDYVTIPTTPMSSVDTTSATETSQTSTMVPTETTSDITAVPTTAMAETTSQGLEREEKRTTTTSIPTAHSSTELELNNEVPENKPNSEPKLAKPAKFEELVADVTSPEEISTMAVNA encoded by the coding sequence ATGCTCTTTGCACCATTTGGCTCTCAGTCCAGCGGTTCGGCCACTGCCTTCAAGGCTCCTAAGAAGGCACCTCCAGACACCGGAGAGACTCCTACAAGATGGATTCCACCACCTTCCCCGTACAGGGCCTCCTCATCTCCGTACCGGTCAGAGTCCAACCACCGACACGAACCCTACTATCGGTCAGAGTCGTCGTACGGATCAGAGCGTTACCGACCGGAATCTCCATTTCGACCCCCAGAGTCCCCATACCGGCCCCCTGCCAGTAAATCTCGATCCGGTCCATGGGCTGCCGAAGAACATTGGGTACCACCCCCAAAACACTGGGAGCCCCCACCGACGCACTGGGAACCTCCGCCGGCTCCAGCCCCCAAACCAAAACACGGAGCCTTCAGCATAAAGATCCGACCTGCTGCGCCACCGGAGGacgatcaccaccaccatcaccattaTGACGACGGCCATCACAAAATCCAGAAGAAGCCTCACTACAAGACCGTGGATGCGAAGATACGACTGCCGCCCGTCAAGTTTAGACTTCACGTTAGTCCGAAGATTCGGATCGTAAGTGGCACGAAGGATCCACTGGAGCGCCCGCCTCCGCCTGAGCCTGAAGAGCACTTCCCGTGGGAGAAGCCGAAGCACGAGAGCAAGCACACGTGGCCACCTCCGGGATGGGAGAAGCACCACTCAGGTTGGGTGCCACCACCAGGATGGGAGAAGCACCACTCAGGCTGGGTGCCACCACCAGGATGGGAAAAGCATGGATCGGGTTGGGCTCCTCCACCGGGATGGGAAAAGCATGGATCTGGGTGGGCTCCACCACCAGGATGGGAGAAACATGGATCCGGTTGGACTCCTCCACCGGGATGGGAGAAGCATGGGTCAAGATGGGCCCCGCCAccggagaagcacgggtcaagATGGACCCCTCCACCGGAGAAGCACGGATCAGGATGGGCACCTCCACCGGGATGGGAGAAACATGGACCCGGATGGGTTCCTCCACCGGGATGGGAGAAGCACGGTTGGGAAAAACACGGTTCTGCATGGCGGAAGCGACCGAGTGGACGGCCGAGTGGATGGGAAAGCCATAGCGGTTGGGACAGACATGCCAGTGGCAGCGGATGGAAGGACCATCCGAGTGGGTGGGAGaaacatcaccatcaccacagCGGATGGGAGAAACCGCCTCCGAGTAGCCCATGGGAAAGTCCCCCCAGTGGCTGGGAGAAGCACGCCAGTGGTTGGGAGAAGGACCCGTGGCATAAGGCCAACGGCCCTTGGCCAGATCATCAGCACTACAAGCCACACCATCGTTATTACCCACCGGACTACCCGCGCTATGACCCGCAGTTTCGCGTCAAAGTCCATTCCCACATCGTGACCGATCCCCCgccgacgacgacaacgacgactacAGAGGCCCCGACTCCTGCTAACGTTCGCTCCGAAGAAAAGGTCGAAGAACGCTCTGACCCGGCCGAGACCACAACTACGACTACAGAGGCCACCACCACGACGACAACTACAGAAGCAACCACCACGACGACAACTACCGAAGCAACCACAACTACCTCGACCGAAGAAGTCACTACTCCAACTGCCACGACGACAACGGCAATAACAACACCTACTACTACTCCAACTACCACGACGACAACGGCAATAACAACACCTACTACTACTCCCACTACCACTACTGCAGCTgctgctactactactactactactactactactactactactaccgcGAGCCCTGAGATCGAGGACCCCGTTAGAGGTCTTGAACGAGAGTCTCCTCGCACCGAAGCTCCTGTGGCGGTGTCTACGCGAGAAAGTCTTCCAGAATCGGCACGACCTGAAAGACAGTCTCTGCCACCACCCGAAAAGCGTGAAGTCACTGTACCTGTCACCACATCCCATGGTACTAGCACAGATTACGAAGCAGTCACCACAACATCGACGAGAGCCTACACAGAACCAACCACAACGCCTCGTACACCACCCAGTGCTACTTCCACGGACTACGAAGCAGTCACCACAACACCGATGACAGTCTACACAGAACCTACCACAACGCTGCCTACGACAGTGTCCGCTGGTACTGCCACAGTGATCACGATGGATTACGTGACTATACCCACTACACCAATGTCGTCAGTCGACACGACAAGTGCAACAGAAACTTCTCAAACTTCCACAATGGTGCCAACGGAGACAACATCAGACATCACGGCTGTTCCTACAACAGCTATGGCAGAAACAACTAGCCAGGGACTAGAACGGGAAGAAAAAAGGACCACGACGACTTCAATTCCAACTGCGCACTCGTCAACGGAGCTCGAGCTGAACAATGAAGTTCCCGAGAACAAGCCAAATTCAGAGCCAAAACTGGCGAAGCCTGCCAAGTTCGAGGAACTGGTCGCTGACGTGACCAGCCCCGAAGAAATATCAACGATGGCGGTGAACGCATGA